A part of Paraliobacillus zengyii genomic DNA contains:
- a CDS encoding YitT family protein, translating into MKHGIVIIGSLIVAFAFNFFLVPYEILSSGISGVAILLGLLSPFNIGLINLILNLPLLVLGYNKLGKVIIINTITCVVSLSIFLYVLPVISVADNILLSSIFGGVIGGLGIGIILKYSGTSGGLDIIAIIISRTSNISVGMLLTGMNGIIVLISGAVFDWNIALYTMLSIFITGKVIDTIHTNHIKLTMQIVTTKGETIRKDLVDSIYRGITIMDGYGGYTQEKKQILMMVVTRYETMQIKSIVRKHDSKAFINIYETVEVDGEFAKNE; encoded by the coding sequence ATGAAACATGGTATCGTTATAATAGGCTCGCTGATTGTTGCATTTGCTTTTAATTTTTTTCTTGTTCCATACGAAATATTAAGCAGTGGGATAAGTGGTGTTGCTATTTTACTTGGATTACTTTCCCCGTTTAATATTGGACTTATTAATTTAATCCTTAATCTACCGTTACTTGTTTTAGGTTACAATAAACTTGGAAAAGTCATTATAATTAATACAATTACTTGTGTTGTTTCGTTATCTATTTTCTTGTACGTTTTACCAGTTATCTCGGTAGCAGATAATATCTTGCTATCGAGCATATTTGGAGGCGTTATTGGCGGCTTAGGTATTGGTATCATTTTAAAGTATTCTGGTACATCTGGTGGGCTAGATATTATTGCCATCATTATATCAAGAACAAGTAATATAAGTGTAGGTATGTTACTAACAGGAATGAATGGGATCATTGTACTTATTTCAGGTGCTGTTTTTGATTGGAATATTGCTTTGTACACTATGTTATCGATATTTATCACTGGAAAAGTAATCGATACCATTCACACGAATCATATCAAATTAACGATGCAAATTGTGACAACTAAAGGTGAGACAATTCGAAAAGATTTGGTTGATTCGATATACCGAGGAATAACAATTATGGACGGCTATGGCGGTTACACACAAGAAAAGAAACAAATTCTAATGATGGTCGTTACACGTTATGAAACGATGCAAATTAAATCAATTGTTCGAAAACATGATTCAAAAGCATTTATTAATATATACGAAACTGTCGAAGTAGATGGGGAATTCGCCAAGAACGAATGA
- a CDS encoding vanadium-dependent haloperoxidase: MDKNYLRWTALPYAGESNPPRYSATPLAGSWPLVFLKRDSKDDFLDPAGKKLHFPITSPNVIDFDKELHVVRKTLHNLTPEQKKIGTYYGTGVPTKQWTPVIDRLIDAYDVSPLHATRILASVHGAINDTMIIVWDLKYKWDVARPNQYDYTLRTLLCTPNFPTYPSGHATLAGCCEVVLSYFFPKEAKKLKRIAEDNAHGRLYAGVHFPSDNDQGLVLGRYLGKTIVEHLESQNNVLELIDNPHRDNQNAAIFPKNYHQFIPYDFEKDCHSLLIGNETTRVTENNINAPKPFLFR, translated from the coding sequence TTGGATAAAAATTATTTACGTTGGACAGCATTACCTTACGCTGGAGAGAGTAATCCTCCTCGTTATTCAGCTACACCTCTAGCTGGCTCTTGGCCTCTTGTTTTTTTAAAACGCGATAGTAAAGACGATTTTTTAGATCCAGCAGGAAAAAAGTTGCATTTCCCAATAACTTCACCTAATGTAATTGATTTTGATAAAGAACTACATGTAGTCAGAAAAACATTGCATAACCTAACACCAGAGCAAAAAAAGATAGGTACTTATTATGGTACAGGTGTCCCTACTAAACAATGGACACCTGTAATTGATAGGTTAATTGATGCATATGACGTCTCGCCATTGCATGCCACAAGAATATTAGCTTCCGTGCACGGTGCAATAAATGATACAATGATTATAGTGTGGGATTTAAAGTACAAATGGGATGTAGCTAGACCAAATCAATATGACTATACGTTAAGAACATTGTTGTGTACGCCAAATTTTCCAACATATCCATCCGGTCATGCTACGTTGGCTGGATGCTGTGAAGTTGTATTAAGTTATTTCTTTCCTAAGGAAGCAAAGAAATTAAAGAGAATCGCAGAAGATAATGCACATGGTCGATTATATGCAGGTGTACATTTTCCATCGGATAATGATCAAGGTCTAGTTCTTGGAAGATACCTTGGCAAAACAATTGTGGAACATTTAGAGTCGCAAAACAATGTTTTGGAATTAATTGATAATCCCCACCGAGACAATCAAAATGCAGCTATTTTCCCGAAAAATTATCATCAGTTCATTCCGTATGATTTTGAAAAAGACTGTCACTCCCTATTAATAGGAAATGAAACGACTAGGGTTACAGAAAATAATATCAATGCACCTAAACCATTTCTCTTCAGATAA
- a CDS encoding phosphatidate cytidylyltransferase, with translation MTEVLWTLSIIFISLLSSTIILSIIKRKERNKDFSSIFIRVKTWWGMFAVFCVATLFGPVVSLFAIMFLCFFSLREYFSMIKTRKSDRRIFLWAYLTIPIQFYWIYIGWYGMFIVFIPVYVFLFLPLPRIIGKGTFGFLRSVSLTQWGLMLMVFGLSHLAYFQFITPEYGSNLVLFLIVLTQLNDVVHFLISLYIGRKKIVPSANPYITWEGFIGALLITTSISYFLYTFLTPFDLTFGILSGVIVGIAGFVGSLTISVLKRDLLIGDKEKLEKIIYLNRVDSLAYTSPVFFHIIRYFFDFM, from the coding sequence ATGACAGAGGTATTATGGACTTTATCTATTATTTTCATCAGTTTACTTTCGTCGACTATTATATTATCAATTATTAAAAGGAAGGAAAGGAATAAAGACTTTTCTAGTATTTTTATCCGTGTTAAAACATGGTGGGGGATGTTTGCTGTCTTTTGTGTAGCAACATTATTTGGTCCAGTCGTATCGCTATTTGCAATTATGTTTCTGTGTTTCTTTTCATTAAGAGAGTATTTTTCTATGATAAAAACAAGAAAGTCTGATCGTCGCATATTTCTATGGGCTTATTTAACCATTCCTATTCAATTTTATTGGATATACATTGGTTGGTACGGTATGTTTATTGTCTTTATTCCAGTATACGTCTTTCTGTTCTTACCTTTACCACGTATTATTGGTAAAGGTACATTTGGTTTCTTGCGATCAGTTAGTTTGACACAATGGGGATTAATGCTAATGGTATTTGGTTTGAGTCATTTAGCCTATTTTCAATTCATTACACCAGAATACGGATCAAATTTAGTTTTATTCTTAATTGTATTAACACAATTAAATGATGTTGTTCATTTTCTTATTTCTCTCTATATTGGTCGTAAGAAAATTGTTCCATCAGCTAATCCATACATAACATGGGAAGGATTTATTGGAGCATTACTTATTACGACAAGCATATCTTACTTTCTGTATACATTTCTGACACCTTTTGATTTAACCTTTGGCATACTATCGGGGGTGATTGTGGGGATTGCTGGCTTTGTGGGAAGTCTAACGATTTCTGTTCTTAAAAGAGATTTACTAATAGGAGATAAGGAGAAATTAGAAAAAATAATCTACTTAAATCGCGTTGATAGCTTAGCCTATACATCACCCGTTTTTTTTCATATCATTCGATACTTTTTTGACTTTATGTAA
- a CDS encoding YjcZ family sporulation protein, which yields MSAGYGYGGGFALIVVLFILLIIIGASYGGYGV from the coding sequence ATGTCTGCAGGATATGGATATGGTGGCGGTTTTGCATTAATCGTTGTACTGTTTATTTTGTTAATAATTATTGGTGCTTCTTACGGCGGTTATGGTGTTTAA
- a CDS encoding YjcZ family sporulation protein, with amino-acid sequence MSAGYGYGGGFALIVVLFILLIIIGASYAGGYGY; translated from the coding sequence ATGTCTGCAGGATATGGATATGGTGGCGGTTTTGCATTAATCGTTGTACTGTTTATTTTATTAATAATTATTGGTGCTTCTTACGCTGGCGGTTACGGTTACTAA
- a CDS encoding polysaccharide deacetylase family protein produces MTKVSTLSNKTVVLSFDDGPSRVLSKILDILKKEEVPAMFFWQTRLLYPKRPWQRVIDDGHSIGSHTINHSNLCNLTYEQQYKQIKTSTTDLERITGKKVDFFRPPFGQFNSDTIRIAEELGLQTVMWRVASIDWELKCDPNQIVSNVIDYVEDGAIILLHELQQTVEVLPIIISKLKEKGYSFRLLK; encoded by the coding sequence ATGACCAAAGTATCTACGCTTAGTAATAAAACAGTTGTTTTATCATTTGATGATGGTCCGAGTCGAGTGCTTTCAAAAATACTCGACATATTAAAAAAAGAAGAAGTCCCTGCAATGTTTTTTTGGCAAACTCGACTTTTATATCCAAAAAGGCCATGGCAACGTGTAATTGATGATGGGCATAGTATTGGATCGCATACTATTAACCACTCTAATTTATGTAACTTGACGTATGAACAGCAATATAAACAAATAAAAACGAGTACTACTGATTTAGAACGTATAACAGGAAAAAAGGTAGATTTTTTCCGTCCTCCTTTTGGCCAATTTAACTCGGATACTATTCGTATCGCTGAAGAATTAGGTTTACAAACAGTAATGTGGCGAGTTGCTTCAATTGATTGGGAATTAAAATGTGATCCAAACCAAATTGTTTCGAATGTAATTGATTATGTAGAAGATGGTGCAATCATCCTATTACATGAATTACAACAAACTGTTGAAGTTTTGCCGATCATTATTTCAAAATTAAAAGAAAAAGGATATTCTTTTCGTTTATTAAAATAA
- the phnC gene encoding phosphonate ABC transporter ATP-binding protein: protein MLELKNLSVRYSGGKEDAISDINLSFEKGDFVCILGQSGSGKSTFIRCINGLQKPTTGEVHWNNQQISKLNEEQLRTVRREMGMIFQHFNLVPRLSVIQNVLTGLFGYRSTFKNLIGWFTTEEVNRAKKIIADVGLADQTHRRIEQLSGGQKQRVGIARALLQEPAIFLGDEPVSSLDPGTSSHIFNLMQEMHERLGLLTIINVHDVDLARQYATRIIALKDGKIVFDDAPELFNEEAYYHTYHSETNKLALTK from the coding sequence TTGTTAGAGTTAAAAAATCTTTCTGTTCGATATTCTGGTGGAAAAGAAGATGCTATATCGGATATTAATTTATCTTTTGAAAAAGGTGATTTCGTATGTATCTTGGGCCAAAGTGGTTCTGGGAAATCAACATTTATTCGTTGTATCAATGGTTTACAAAAACCCACAACTGGTGAAGTACACTGGAATAATCAACAAATTTCAAAATTGAATGAAGAACAATTAAGAACGGTTCGCAGAGAAATGGGAATGATTTTTCAACATTTTAATTTGGTTCCCCGCCTCTCTGTTATTCAGAATGTTTTAACTGGTTTATTTGGTTATCGTTCTACCTTTAAGAATTTAATTGGGTGGTTTACAACCGAAGAAGTAAATCGGGCAAAAAAAATAATTGCTGACGTCGGGCTTGCGGATCAAACTCATCGCCGCATTGAACAGTTAAGTGGTGGTCAAAAACAACGTGTAGGTATTGCACGTGCTTTATTACAAGAACCAGCTATCTTTCTTGGGGACGAACCTGTTTCAAGCCTTGATCCTGGTACATCTAGCCATATATTTAATCTGATGCAAGAAATGCATGAACGCTTAGGATTACTCACTATTATTAATGTACATGATGTTGATTTAGCTAGACAATATGCAACGCGTATCATTGCATTAAAGGATGGAAAAATAGTGTTTGATGATGCTCCTGAATTATTTAATGAAGAAGCTTATTACCATACTTATCATTCAGAAACAAACAAGTTAGCCTTAACGAAGTAA
- the phnE gene encoding phosphonate ABC transporter, permease protein PhnE: MWFKKKNIYTVILLIVFLYISMRLTEFDLTKFRDFRNMIDFLSQWFPMDFSKLPLMLQDSMETLAMAFLGSFLGLLIALPISFFAASNTSPSKSLYHFSRFALSFIRSIPEIVFGLILLTALGLGPFPAVMAIMFHNVGVLGKLISELIESSDPGPQEAIKAVGAKKGFAYIFSTMPQIWPNLLSHYFYRFEVAIRTSLILGFIGGGGIGQRLFNDFKTFQYSAVSLDVLIIMVIVVIVDLFGSYVRNKVI, from the coding sequence GTGTGGTTCAAGAAAAAAAACATCTATACAGTGATCCTGTTAATCGTGTTCCTATACATTAGCATGAGGTTAACTGAGTTTGATTTAACAAAATTTAGAGACTTCCGAAATATGATTGATTTCTTGTCGCAGTGGTTCCCGATGGATTTTTCTAAGCTACCGCTTATGTTACAGGATAGTATGGAAACTTTAGCAATGGCTTTTCTAGGTAGTTTTCTCGGTCTTTTAATTGCATTGCCTATAAGTTTCTTTGCTGCATCGAATACGTCACCATCTAAGTCTCTCTATCACTTTTCAAGATTTGCACTTAGTTTTATTCGTTCAATACCAGAAATTGTTTTTGGGTTAATATTATTAACTGCGCTAGGCCTAGGCCCCTTCCCTGCTGTTATGGCAATCATGTTTCATAATGTCGGTGTATTAGGTAAATTGATCTCAGAACTCATTGAATCGTCAGATCCTGGACCACAAGAAGCAATAAAGGCTGTTGGTGCTAAAAAAGGGTTTGCCTACATTTTTAGTACCATGCCACAAATTTGGCCAAATCTATTATCACATTATTTTTATCGCTTTGAAGTTGCGATCCGTACTTCGCTTATCTTGGGTTTTATTGGTGGAGGCGGTATTGGACAAAGACTATTTAATGACTTTAAAACGTTCCAATATTCTGCAGTCTCACTCGATGTACTAATTATCATGGTTATAGTGGTTATCGTAGACTTATTTGGTAGCTATGTAAGAAATAAAGTCATTTAA